From Xyrauchen texanus isolate HMW12.3.18 chromosome 12, RBS_HiC_50CHRs, whole genome shotgun sequence, one genomic window encodes:
- the LOC127653299 gene encoding coiled-coil-helix-coiled-coil-helix domain-containing protein 5, with amino-acid sequence MQAAMDITTKYCQKELEEYGACVASNPTSWQQKCQDLKLKVAQCTSSHPVIRKIQTDCAGEFSVFERCLRENQSSVETCQPHVARFLACAETVDLSDTNTAPQPT; translated from the exons AT GCAGGCGGCAATggacattacaaccaaatactgcCAGAAGGAGCTGGAAGAATATGGTGCCTGTGTTGCATCCAATCCAACATCATGGCAACAGAAGTGTCAAGACCTAAAACTGAAGGTGGCACAGTGCACTTCATCACA TCCAGTGATAAGAAAGATCCAAACAGACTGTGCTGGTGAGTTTTCAGTGTTTGAACGGTGTCTACGAGAGAACCAGAGCTCTGTTGAAACATGCCAACCTCATGTCGCCCGTTTCCTGGCCTGTGCTGAGACCGTGGACCTTTCAGACA cAAATACTGCACCTCAACCCACGTAG